In Sulfurisphaera javensis, a single genomic region encodes these proteins:
- the ureC gene encoding urease subunit alpha, with translation MKISRERYFELYGPTEGDKVRLGDTNLYITIEKDLIAKGDELVFGAGKTARDGLGLLPNVKEEEAMDVIITNVIILDPLLGVIKADIGIKDSIIVGIGHGGNPFTMDGVDFVLGSSTEVISGEGLIATPGFIDTHIHWVAPQQIFDALSAGFTTLIGGGTGPAEGTKAVTATPGSWNLKIVAEGLDPFPVNFALTAKASSSRITMEEVVRNGASGFKIHEDWGAMPRVIDETLTVADEYDVQVTIHTDTANESGYLEDTLNAINGRTIHAYHVEGAGGGHAPDIIRICAEPNVLPSSTNPTKPYTIHTYEEHLEMLMAVHHLNPKVPEDVAYAESRIREETMMAEDYLHDLGAISMMSSDSQAMGRVGETGIRTFQLAHKMKDLGLIQMSDNERVLRYLAKITINPAITQGISDYVGTLAPGHIADIVLWDPRFFPVKPYMVIKGGAIAWALMGETNASIAYAQPVVYKPMFGYYSAKEVSFFFSAKDGVESLSKVVKRRVLPVKNTRHLTKKDMKYNDALPKIEVNPDTYEVKINGIVPKVPPSKSLPLTQLYFMF, from the coding sequence TTGAAAATATCTAGGGAAAGGTATTTTGAACTTTATGGACCAACCGAAGGAGATAAGGTAAGACTAGGAGATACAAACTTATACATAACAATAGAGAAGGATTTGATAGCTAAAGGTGATGAATTAGTTTTTGGTGCTGGAAAAACAGCTAGAGATGGTTTAGGACTATTACCAAATGTGAAAGAAGAAGAAGCAATGGATGTAATTATAACCAATGTAATTATCTTAGACCCTCTCTTAGGGGTAATTAAAGCTGATATTGGTATAAAAGATAGTATAATCGTTGGAATAGGACACGGAGGAAATCCATTTACTATGGATGGGGTGGATTTTGTTTTAGGCTCTTCTACAGAGGTTATTTCTGGAGAGGGATTAATAGCAACACCAGGATTTATAGATACTCACATACACTGGGTTGCACCACAACAAATTTTTGACGCCTTATCAGCTGGATTCACAACTTTAATTGGAGGTGGTACTGGGCCAGCCGAAGGAACAAAAGCTGTTACAGCAACTCCGGGTAGTTGGAATTTAAAAATAGTTGCTGAAGGTCTAGATCCATTCCCGGTTAACTTTGCGTTAACAGCTAAGGCATCATCAAGTAGGATTACAATGGAGGAAGTAGTAAGGAATGGTGCCTCTGGATTTAAAATCCATGAAGATTGGGGTGCTATGCCAAGAGTAATAGATGAGACCTTGACAGTTGCTGATGAGTATGATGTACAAGTAACTATACATACTGATACTGCAAATGAAAGTGGTTATTTAGAAGATACATTAAATGCAATTAACGGCAGGACTATTCATGCCTATCATGTAGAAGGAGCTGGTGGTGGTCACGCCCCAGACATAATAAGAATATGTGCTGAGCCAAACGTTTTACCTTCATCGACTAATCCAACTAAACCTTATACAATTCACACTTATGAAGAACATTTAGAAATGTTAATGGCAGTTCATCATTTAAATCCCAAAGTGCCAGAGGATGTTGCTTATGCTGAGTCAAGAATAAGGGAAGAGACTATGATGGCTGAAGATTACTTGCATGATTTAGGAGCAATAAGTATGATGTCTTCAGACTCTCAAGCTATGGGAAGAGTTGGTGAAACTGGAATCAGGACATTTCAGCTTGCTCATAAAATGAAGGATTTAGGATTAATTCAAATGAGTGATAATGAAAGAGTCTTGCGCTATTTAGCTAAAATAACAATAAACCCAGCGATAACTCAAGGGATATCAGATTACGTTGGAACATTAGCCCCAGGTCATATTGCTGATATTGTATTGTGGGATCCAAGATTTTTCCCTGTAAAGCCTTACATGGTAATAAAAGGAGGGGCAATAGCTTGGGCATTGATGGGAGAAACTAACGCTTCAATAGCTTATGCACAACCAGTAGTTTACAAACCAATGTTTGGTTACTATTCAGCTAAAGAAGTTTCCTTCTTCTTCTCAGCAAAAGATGGAGTTGAGTCATTATCAAAAGTAGTTAAAAGGAGAGTTTTACCAGTTAAGAATACTAGACACCTCACTAAGAAAGATATGAAGTATAATGATGCTTTACCAAAAATTGAAGTTAACCCAGACACATATGAAGTTAAAATAAATGGAATAGTACCTAAAGTTCCACCTTCTAAATCGCTTCCTTTAACACAGTTATACTTCATGTTTTAG
- a CDS encoding urease accessory protein UreF has product MLTPKIFQIFDSALPIGSFNYSYGVEEAYMRGFEIKSFIKDIFFNVILKGDVAIIDLAYEKPEEADEIVYASKLPKELKEASINMGISLARLELCDDDYIEKVNRGEGIGTYPVIIARCCKALGIKAEDCKAGLAYAELSQLVFSAVRLRAIDFIEGQKLISEILSEYKDEKDFSPFSPILDILSKLHEEREPKVFMS; this is encoded by the coding sequence TTGCTAACACCTAAAATTTTCCAAATATTTGACAGTGCCTTACCTATAGGTTCATTTAATTACTCTTACGGAGTTGAAGAAGCTTACATGAGAGGGTTTGAAATTAAATCATTTATTAAAGATATCTTCTTTAACGTTATATTAAAAGGTGATGTTGCAATAATAGACCTTGCCTATGAGAAACCAGAGGAAGCTGATGAAATAGTTTATGCCTCAAAATTACCTAAAGAGTTAAAAGAGGCTAGTATAAACATGGGGATCTCGTTAGCCAGATTAGAATTATGTGATGATGATTACATAGAAAAAGTTAACAGAGGGGAAGGGATAGGAACTTATCCAGTAATAATAGCTAGATGTTGCAAGGCTTTAGGGATTAAAGCTGAAGATTGCAAAGCTGGATTAGCATATGCAGAACTTTCCCAATTAGTTTTTAGTGCTGTAAGGTTAAGGGCAATTGACTTTATTGAAGGACAAAAACTCATTTCTGAAATCTTATCTGAATATAAAGATGAGAAAGATTTTTCTCCCTTTAGCCCAATCTTGGATATACTTTCCAAACTTCATGAAGAAAGGGAGCCAAAGGTGTTCATGTCATGA
- the ureG gene encoding urease accessory protein UreG — protein MIRIGVLGPVGSGKTTLIEFLTEYLVRKEGLSVGIITNDVVSSHDALRIYQNLVLKQRLIPKENVIGIVTGGCPHTAIREDPSTNLRALETLMKRTSLDVVFIESGGDNVMSTFSPLLADYTIFVLDTAAGDKYPGKGGLGIQESDLLVINKIDLAPFVGADLEKMKKDAEKIRKDKPTVFVSLKTGDGLDDLIKIIRSELELEGLIRS, from the coding sequence ATGATCAGGATCGGAGTTTTAGGTCCAGTTGGATCTGGTAAAACCACATTAATAGAATTTTTAACAGAATATTTAGTGAGGAAGGAGGGATTATCAGTAGGAATAATAACCAATGATGTAGTTTCCTCTCACGATGCGCTAAGAATATATCAAAACTTAGTTTTAAAACAAAGACTTATCCCTAAAGAAAACGTTATAGGAATTGTTACTGGTGGTTGTCCTCATACTGCAATAAGAGAAGATCCCTCAACAAACTTAAGGGCATTAGAGACTTTAATGAAGAGGACCAGTCTTGACGTTGTGTTTATAGAAAGTGGAGGAGATAACGTTATGTCAACTTTCAGTCCTTTGTTGGCAGATTATACAATCTTCGTCTTAGACACTGCGGCAGGAGATAAATATCCTGGAAAGGGAGGTTTAGGAATACAAGAAAGTGACTTATTAGTAATAAATAAGATAGATTTAGCTCCATTCGTAGGTGCAGATCTAGAGAAAATGAAAAAGGATGCTGAAAAGATAAGGAAAGATAAGCCTACAGTATTTGTGAGCCTAAAGACCGGTGATGGTTTAGACGATCTAATAAAAATCATAAGGAGTGAATTAGAGCTTGAGGGGCTTATTAGAAGTTAA
- a CDS encoding urease accessory protein UreD: MRGLLEVKGEIIRRKGPLSYLETNGIGIITNPSEVLANDDEIEILIEKESAKITDQAYTKILSKSNVKINIKISSQILFYFPHPVIFYDKAKANILTEIEISKHGKIVEAYVLGRKFHKETFKDGEITSVTKIYYKGKLLIYDVFKVINENYKSKNIMGSEALLTVYEIKDGEYDFQRYSTTTEKIDTLWRSLTGIWF, from the coding sequence TTGAGGGGCTTATTAGAAGTTAAAGGAGAGATTATAAGAAGGAAAGGTCCATTATCTTATCTTGAAACTAATGGGATTGGAATAATTACAAACCCTTCAGAAGTTTTAGCAAACGATGACGAAATAGAGATACTCATTGAAAAGGAGAGTGCAAAAATAACTGACCAAGCTTACACAAAAATTCTTTCTAAGAGTAACGTAAAGATAAATATTAAAATCTCTTCTCAAATCCTCTTTTACTTTCCTCACCCTGTAATCTTTTATGATAAAGCAAAAGCTAATATTTTAACTGAAATTGAAATTAGTAAACATGGTAAAATAGTTGAAGCTTACGTTTTGGGAAGAAAGTTTCATAAAGAGACTTTCAAAGATGGAGAAATAACTTCAGTTACAAAGATTTATTACAAAGGAAAATTGTTAATATACGACGTTTTTAAAGTGATAAACGAAAATTATAAAAGCAAAAACATTATGGGAAGTGAAGCTTTATTAACAGTTTACGAAATAAAGGATGGAGAATACGATTTTCAAAGATATAGTACTACTACGGAAAAAATAGATACCTTATGGAGGAGTCTTACTGGTATCTGGTTTTGA
- the cynS gene encoding cyanase, translated as MIDKKELREIALKKKREKGLTWEEIGKYLGRDKVYSAMLLYGYAQATEEEAEKIISLLDLPKEMKPVLLDAPMRTPAQPWPPTDPFIYRLYEGVLLYGPVIKDVAHEIFGDGIMSMIDVKIFVDKVIENNYPRMVLTFNGKWLYYSKW; from the coding sequence ATGATAGATAAGAAAGAATTAAGGGAAATAGCTTTAAAGAAGAAAAGGGAAAAAGGGTTAACATGGGAGGAGATAGGGAAATATTTAGGAAGGGATAAAGTATATTCAGCAATGTTACTTTACGGCTATGCTCAAGCAACAGAAGAGGAGGCAGAAAAAATAATTAGTTTACTGGATTTACCTAAAGAAATGAAACCAGTATTATTAGATGCCCCTATGAGGACTCCAGCACAACCATGGCCACCAACTGACCCTTTTATTTATAGACTTTATGAAGGAGTACTACTTTATGGTCCAGTTATAAAAGATGTCGCACACGAGATTTTCGGAGACGGAATAATGAGCATGATAGATGTGAAGATATTTGTTGACAAGGTGATAGAAAATAACTATCCAAGAATGGTTTTGACTTTTAATGGAAAATGGCTATATTATTCTAAATGGTAA
- a CDS encoding Lrp/AsnC family transcriptional regulator → MDEFDLKILKILQTDAKYSLDEIARELKIPKSTVAYRIKKMEREGIIKGYYAHIDPASLNLDYIIISSVKAKYGKNYHVELGNKLAQIPGVWGVYFVLGENDFIVMARYKNREEFMEKFLEKVMSIPEVERTSTQVVVKIIKESPNIVIF, encoded by the coding sequence ATGGATGAGTTTGATCTTAAGATTTTAAAGATACTTCAAACAGATGCAAAATATTCATTGGATGAAATAGCTAGAGAGTTAAAAATTCCAAAATCTACTGTTGCTTATAGGATAAAGAAAATGGAAAGAGAAGGGATTATAAAGGGTTATTATGCTCATATAGATCCAGCTTCTCTAAACTTAGACTATATAATTATATCTTCTGTAAAAGCGAAGTATGGAAAAAATTATCATGTTGAATTAGGTAATAAGTTAGCTCAAATTCCGGGAGTTTGGGGAGTTTATTTTGTCTTAGGAGAGAACGATTTTATAGTCATGGCTAGGTATAAAAATAGAGAAGAATTTATGGAAAAATTTCTAGAGAAAGTTATGAGTATACCAGAAGTTGAAAGGACATCTACGCAAGTCGTAGTTAAGATAATAAAGGAGTCTCCCAACATAGTTATTTTTTAA